A section of the Rhizobium sp. ACO-34A genome encodes:
- a CDS encoding glycerate kinase has protein sequence MISRFPETELTFEPRAVLADLFHAAVAAADPYEAIVRHLPARPKGRTIVVGAGKAASQMAAAFERAWGEPVEGLVVARHGPVETCRHTRVLTSAHPVPDEAGIAGAEALLRHVEGLTSDDLVVALISGGGSALLPAPPQGFALADEKALNEALLASGAPISAMNVVRKHFSRIKGGRLAARAYPARVVSLVVSDVPGDSPALVASGPTLAGSGNAEEALRIIRDYRIDLPASVVEFIGKERVPLPDDEAFAGNEVHVIASARVSLEAAAAHARKLGIQPLILSDSIEGEAKDIGRMHAALAREFLTNAQGLSKPMVLLSGGETTVTIGGGKYGKGGRNSELLLSVAIDLQGVEGITALAADTDGIDGSEDNAGAFCDGGTVARIRAGGGDARTYLAGHDAWSAFDLAGDLFVPGPTGTNVNDLRALLIA, from the coding sequence ATGATATCGAGATTTCCGGAGACTGAGTTGACGTTCGAACCGCGTGCTGTCCTTGCCGACCTTTTTCATGCAGCGGTTGCTGCCGCCGACCCCTATGAGGCGATCGTCCGGCATCTGCCGGCAAGGCCGAAGGGCCGCACCATCGTTGTGGGAGCCGGAAAGGCCGCCAGCCAGATGGCGGCAGCCTTCGAGCGCGCCTGGGGAGAGCCGGTCGAGGGACTGGTGGTTGCCCGTCATGGACCTGTCGAGACCTGCCGACATACGCGGGTGCTGACCTCGGCTCATCCCGTACCCGACGAGGCAGGGATTGCCGGGGCCGAGGCTCTGCTGCGGCATGTCGAGGGGCTGACCTCCGACGATCTGGTTGTCGCGCTGATCTCGGGAGGCGGTTCGGCGCTTCTCCCCGCGCCGCCGCAGGGCTTTGCTCTGGCAGATGAAAAGGCGTTGAACGAAGCGCTTCTCGCTTCGGGAGCACCGATCTCGGCGATGAATGTCGTCAGGAAACATTTTTCGCGCATCAAGGGCGGTCGGCTCGCAGCAAGGGCCTATCCGGCAAGGGTGGTCAGTCTGGTCGTTTCCGATGTTCCCGGAGACAGCCCGGCGTTGGTCGCATCGGGTCCGACTCTTGCGGGATCGGGCAATGCCGAAGAGGCGCTCCGCATCATCCGCGATTATCGGATCGACCTTCCCGCTTCCGTCGTCGAGTTCATCGGCAAGGAGCGCGTCCCCTTGCCGGACGATGAAGCATTTGCGGGCAATGAGGTTCATGTCATCGCGTCCGCGCGTGTTTCGCTGGAGGCTGCCGCCGCTCATGCCCGCAAACTCGGTATCCAGCCGTTGATCCTGTCGGACAGTATCGAGGGCGAGGCAAAGGATATCGGGCGCATGCATGCGGCGCTGGCGCGGGAATTCTTGACCAACGCGCAAGGCCTGTCAAAACCGATGGTCCTCCTTTCCGGCGGTGAAACGACGGTAACGATTGGCGGCGGAAAGTACGGCAAGGGTGGCCGGAATTCGGAACTGTTGCTATCGGTGGCAATCGATCTCCAGGGAGTGGAGGGGATTACCGCGCTTGCGGCCGATACCGATGGAATCGATGGCTCGGAAGACAATGCCGGTGCGTTCTGCGACGGGGGCACTGTTGCAAGGATCAGAGCCGGCGGCGGCGATGCGCGAACCTATCTTGCCGGCCATGACGCCTGGTCGGCCTTCGATCTTGCTGGCGACCTGTTCGTTCCTGGCCCTACCGGCACCAATGTGAATGATCTCAGGGCGTTACTGATCGCCTGA
- a CDS encoding GMC family oxidoreductase: MTSNPDIVIIGSGIGGSTVAAGLAATGASILILEAGDHIADRPENRDQRAIFQRGYFRPKEMWYEHGGQAFNPGNYYYVGGNSKFYGAVLVRYRREDFEEMVHREGVSPAWPFPYEELEPWYSRAEQLFMVRGNLGEDPTEPQHSLPYPFPPVPDEPAIARVRKQLKSIGMHPYSLPLGIDIERWLAKAKTPWDAHPNANDGKMDAETAALAYALKHEQITLQTGSRVTRLEVGPDGKRIETVHYVKDGEQRKVSPKLVILSAGAVQSAVLLLRSTDERHPGGLANRSDQVGRNFMNHNSSAVLAISPTYRNDSVYQKTFGFNDFYLSDGEGGPPLGNVQLLGRVSAAILKANMPKVPEWLLGRISAHAIDFYAMSEDIPHPESRIMVDGDRIVLKWHRTNWDAHLDLVRRLKGVLKKAGFPIVLSRPFDKRTPSHQCGTIRIGHDPATSPLDVYCRAHDHPNLFVVDAGFLPTSAAVNPALTVAAQALRVADHIASEDLRS, from the coding sequence ATGACCAGTAACCCGGATATCGTCATCATCGGCTCCGGCATCGGCGGATCGACCGTCGCCGCCGGACTGGCGGCGACCGGCGCCTCGATCCTGATCCTGGAAGCGGGCGACCACATCGCCGACCGGCCGGAAAACCGGGACCAGCGAGCCATCTTCCAGCGCGGATATTTCCGGCCGAAGGAGATGTGGTACGAACACGGCGGCCAAGCCTTCAATCCCGGCAATTACTATTATGTCGGGGGCAATTCGAAATTCTACGGCGCGGTGCTGGTGCGTTACCGTCGTGAGGATTTCGAGGAGATGGTCCACCGCGAGGGCGTCTCGCCCGCATGGCCATTCCCCTACGAGGAGTTGGAACCCTGGTATTCCCGGGCCGAGCAGCTTTTCATGGTGCGTGGAAATCTGGGCGAGGATCCGACGGAGCCGCAGCACTCCCTCCCCTACCCCTTTCCGCCGGTCCCGGACGAACCGGCAATCGCCAGGGTTCGCAAGCAGCTGAAATCCATCGGCATGCATCCGTATTCGCTGCCGCTTGGCATCGATATCGAACGCTGGCTTGCGAAAGCGAAGACGCCGTGGGACGCCCATCCGAATGCCAATGACGGGAAGATGGATGCGGAGACGGCGGCACTTGCCTATGCCCTGAAGCATGAACAGATCACGCTGCAGACGGGATCGCGTGTTACCCGTCTCGAAGTTGGGCCGGACGGCAAGCGGATCGAAACCGTTCATTACGTGAAGGACGGTGAGCAGCGCAAAGTGTCGCCGAAACTGGTGATCCTGTCGGCCGGAGCGGTCCAGTCGGCGGTGCTGCTGCTGCGTTCTACCGATGAACGCCATCCCGGCGGGCTCGCCAACAGGTCCGATCAGGTCGGCCGCAATTTCATGAACCACAATTCGAGCGCTGTGCTGGCGATCTCGCCTACCTATCGCAATGATAGCGTCTACCAGAAAACTTTCGGCTTCAACGATTTCTATCTATCGGATGGCGAGGGTGGCCCGCCGCTCGGGAATGTTCAGCTTCTGGGTCGAGTTTCGGCGGCAATCCTGAAGGCGAACATGCCGAAGGTGCCGGAATGGCTGCTGGGCCGGATTTCCGCCCATGCTATCGATTTCTACGCGATGAGCGAGGATATCCCGCATCCCGAGAGCCGCATCATGGTCGATGGCGACCGGATCGTCCTCAAATGGCACCGCACCAACTGGGATGCCCATCTCGATCTGGTACGCAGGCTGAAGGGCGTGCTGAAGAAGGCAGGTTTCCCGATCGTGTTGTCGCGCCCATTCGACAAACGCACACCATCGCATCAATGCGGCACCATCAGGATCGGGCACGACCCGGCAACCTCTCCGCTCGATGTCTATTGCCGCGCCCATGACCATCCGAACCTGTTCGTGGTCGATGCCGGTTTTCTGCCTACCTCGGCGGCGGTCAATCCGGCGCTGACGGTGGCAGCCCAGGCGCTGCGTGTTGCCGATCACATTGCATCGGAGGATCTGAGGTCATGA
- a CDS encoding alanine-phosphoribitol ligase: protein MTYDYIITGAGPAGCVLANRLSEDPDVRVLLIEAGGGDWNPLFHMPAGFAKMTKGVASWGWETVPQKHMKGRVLRYTQAKVIGGGSSINAQLYTRGNARDYDLWAREEGCEGWDYRSVLPYFKRAEDNQRFADDYHSYGGPLGVSMPVSPLPICDAYIRAGQELGIPYNHDFNGRQQAGVGFYQLTQRNRRRSSASLAYLSPIRDRKNLTVKMNARVARIVVEGRRAVGVEIAGNNGLEIIRAEREVLVSSGAIGSPKLLLQSGIGPADHLRSVGVEVKHDLPGVGGNMQDHLDLFVISECTGDHTYDGVAKLHRTLWAGIQYVLFQTGPVASSLFETGGFWYADPDARSPDIQFHLGLGSGIEAGVEKLRNAGVTLNSAYLHPHSRGTVRLSSSDPAAAPLIDPNYWEDPHDRKMSIEGLKLAREIMQQAALKPFVQAERLPGPKAMTDEELFDYGCANAKTDHHPVGTCRMGTGPDAVVGLDLRVHGLDGLRVCDSSVMPRVPSCNTNAPTIMVGEKGADIIREFPPLPPAIFANERNDTRPRARAEVC from the coding sequence ATGACCTATGATTACATCATCACCGGCGCCGGACCTGCGGGATGCGTGCTCGCCAACCGGCTGAGCGAAGATCCTGATGTCCGCGTGCTGCTGATCGAGGCTGGCGGCGGCGACTGGAACCCGCTGTTTCACATGCCGGCCGGTTTTGCCAAGATGACCAAGGGCGTTGCGAGCTGGGGCTGGGAAACCGTGCCGCAGAAGCACATGAAAGGCCGCGTGCTGCGCTATACCCAGGCCAAGGTGATCGGCGGCGGCTCCTCGATCAATGCCCAGCTCTACACTCGTGGCAATGCCCGAGACTACGATCTCTGGGCGCGGGAGGAAGGCTGCGAAGGCTGGGATTACCGTTCAGTCCTGCCCTATTTCAAGCGTGCCGAGGACAACCAGCGCTTCGCCGACGACTATCACTCCTATGGCGGGCCGCTCGGCGTTTCCATGCCGGTCTCGCCGCTGCCGATCTGCGATGCCTATATCCGCGCCGGCCAGGAACTCGGCATTCCCTATAATCACGATTTCAATGGCAGGCAGCAGGCCGGCGTTGGCTTCTACCAACTCACCCAGCGCAATCGCCGCCGCTCCTCGGCGTCTCTTGCCTATCTGTCGCCGATCAGGGACCGAAAAAACCTTACGGTAAAGATGAATGCCCGCGTCGCGAGGATCGTTGTCGAGGGCAGGCGTGCCGTCGGTGTCGAGATCGCTGGCAACAATGGCCTCGAGATTATCCGGGCAGAGCGCGAAGTGCTGGTGTCCTCCGGCGCAATCGGCTCGCCCAAGCTTCTCCTGCAATCCGGCATCGGGCCTGCCGATCACCTTCGCTCGGTTGGCGTCGAAGTGAAACATGATTTGCCCGGCGTCGGCGGCAACATGCAGGACCATCTCGACCTGTTCGTGATTTCCGAATGCACCGGTGATCACACCTATGACGGGGTGGCCAAACTCCATCGTACGCTATGGGCCGGCATCCAGTATGTCCTGTTCCAGACGGGACCGGTTGCCTCCTCTCTCTTCGAAACCGGTGGCTTCTGGTATGCCGATCCGGATGCACGCTCGCCGGATATCCAGTTCCACCTTGGCCTGGGTTCCGGCATCGAGGCGGGCGTGGAGAAGCTCAGGAATGCCGGCGTCACGTTGAATTCGGCCTATCTGCATCCGCACTCGCGCGGAACGGTGCGCCTTTCTTCCTCCGATCCGGCGGCGGCTCCGCTGATCGATCCGAACTACTGGGAAGACCCGCACGACAGGAAGATGTCTATCGAAGGGCTGAAGCTTGCCCGCGAGATCATGCAGCAGGCGGCGCTGAAGCCCTTCGTGCAGGCGGAGCGTCTGCCGGGGCCGAAGGCGATGACCGACGAGGAGCTGTTCGACTACGGCTGCGCCAACGCCAAGACGGATCATCATCCGGTCGGGACCTGCCGGATGGGTACTGGCCCGGATGCCGTCGTCGGGCTGGATCTCAGGGTTCATGGCCTCGATGGATTGCGGGTCTGCGACAGTTCGGTGATGCCGCGGGTTCCCTCGTGCAATACCAATGCCCCGACGATCATGGTGGGCGAAAAGGGTGCCGATATCATTAGGGAGTTCCCTCCCCTTCCCCCGGCGATCTTTGCCAACGAGCGGAACGACACGCGGCCTCGCGCCCGGGCGGAGGTTTGCTGA
- a CDS encoding 3-ketoacyl-ACP reductase produces MIGSRPLAIVTGGRRGIGLGIARALAADGFDIALTGLGPYGAEETVLADLEAGGVTAAYFEADLADVTDHDASIGKIMARFGRIDCLVNNAGMGSVVRGDFLGLTPENFDRIIATNLRGTVFFTQAVLRAMLASPSPVGKRSIVNITSVSAELSSPERLDYCMSKAGLSSFSKGLALYLAEKDIAVFEIRPGIIRTDMTAGVAGKYDALIAGGLVPMRRWGEPDDIGGVVSALASGRFAFATGSVIDLDGGLSIGRL; encoded by the coding sequence ATGATCGGTTCCCGCCCGCTTGCAATCGTCACCGGCGGCCGGCGCGGCATAGGCCTCGGCATTGCCCGGGCGCTCGCCGCCGATGGCTTCGACATCGCCCTGACCGGTCTCGGACCATACGGTGCTGAAGAAACCGTGTTGGCCGATCTGGAAGCAGGTGGCGTGACGGCAGCCTATTTCGAGGCCGATCTTGCCGATGTCACGGATCATGACGCGAGCATCGGAAAGATCATGGCCCGCTTCGGGCGGATCGATTGTCTCGTCAACAATGCCGGCATGGGTTCGGTGGTCCGGGGCGATTTCCTTGGCCTGACGCCGGAGAATTTCGACCGGATCATCGCCACCAACCTGCGCGGCACGGTGTTTTTCACGCAGGCCGTATTGCGGGCGATGCTGGCTTCACCGTCACCGGTGGGCAAGCGGAGCATCGTCAACATTACCTCCGTTTCGGCGGAGCTGAGCTCACCTGAAAGACTTGATTACTGCATGAGCAAGGCAGGGCTTTCCTCCTTCAGCAAGGGGCTGGCGCTCTATCTGGCCGAGAAGGACATCGCCGTTTTCGAGATCCGTCCGGGCATTATCCGGACCGACATGACGGCTGGCGTTGCCGGGAAATATGACGCCCTGATCGCAGGCGGACTGGTCCCGATGCGGCGCTGGGGTGAACCGGATGACATTGGCGGCGTGGTTTCCGCGCTCGCCTCCGGCCGGTTCGCCTTCGCGACCGGCTCGGTGATCGATCTCGATGGCGGGCTGTCGATCGGAAGATTGTGA
- a CDS encoding stress responsive protein, which translates to MIRHCVFIRFRPEVSTEAKLEIYSEIRGLMPRLDGLLAVHVGDNVSPEHGMDKGYSEGFIVDFRDAAARDLYLEDPEHRQTGGKIVAAAIGGIDGIFVYDIEISGD; encoded by the coding sequence ATGATCCGTCACTGTGTCTTCATCCGCTTCAGGCCGGAGGTTTCGACCGAGGCAAAGCTTGAGATCTATTCGGAAATCCGCGGTCTGATGCCGCGGCTCGATGGATTGCTGGCGGTTCACGTCGGAGACAATGTCAGCCCCGAACACGGCATGGACAAAGGATACTCGGAGGGCTTTATAGTCGACTTCAGGGATGCTGCTGCCCGGGACCTTTACCTTGAGGATCCGGAGCATCGCCAGACCGGCGGAAAGATCGTGGCGGCTGCCATTGGCGGCATCGACGGTATTTTCGTCTATGATATCGAGATTTCCGGAGACTGA
- a CDS encoding multidrug efflux RND transporter permease subunit translates to MNISRFFVDRPVFAAVLSILIVVAGLIGMRSLPISEYPEVVPPSVVVRASYPGANPTVIAETVATPLEEQINGVEDMLYMSSQATSDGVLTLTVTFKLGTDPDKAQQLVQNRVSQAEPRLPSEVRALGITTVKSSPDFIMVVNLVSTVDDYDITYLRNYATLNIKDRLARIEGVGQVQVFGAGDYSMRIWIDPQKAAEHSLAASDVTNAIRSQNVQAAAGIIGASPSLPGVNLQLNVNAQGRLQTPEEFGNIIVKTGEDGAITRLRDVARIELGASDYTLRSLLDGKPAVAVAVLQAPGSNAIEISDNVRSTMDELQLAMPTGVKFEIAYDTTKFVRSSIEKVVDTLLEAIALVVLVVILFLQTWRASIIPLIAVPVSIIGTFAVMYAFGFSINALTLFGLVLAIGIVVDDAIVVVENVERNIENGLSPRDATYRAMREVSGPIIAIALVLVAVFVPLAFITGLSGQFYRQFALTIAISTVISAINSLTLSPALAALLLKDHHAPKDWLTRFMDAIFGWFFRGFNRIFGAASNGYGRTVGGLLSRKSLVMVIYLTLVGATYSMFSTVPGGFVPAQDKQYLIGFAQLPDGATLDRTESVIKQMSDIAMAQPGVSHAIAFPGLSINGFTIGSNAGIVFAVLDDFENRKSPELSGGAIAMALNQKYAGIQDAFIAMFPPPPVNGLGSTGGFKLQIEDRAGLGNQALDEATKAVIAKAYQTPELAGIFSSFQINVPQLYADLDRAKAEQLGVSVTDVFETLQIYLGSLYVNDFNAFGRTYSVRVQADAQFRAKSEDIGQLKVRSQSGQMIPLSALLKVDGTTGPERTTRYNGFLAADINGGPAPGFSSGQAQAAIEKILNETLPAGIDFEWTDLTYQQILAGNSSIVVFPLALLLVYLVLAAQYESLTLPIAIIMIVPMGVLAALTGVWLTGGDNNIFTQIGLVVLVGLSAKNAILIVEFARELEFEGRTPVQAAIEASRLRLRPILMTSMAFIMGVVPLVVSTGAGAEMRAAMGVAVFSGMIGVTFFGIFMTPVFYVLVRLLTGNRPLIHHERQEAANSQAAGGDTHQIAAE, encoded by the coding sequence ATGAACATCTCCAGATTTTTCGTCGACAGGCCGGTCTTCGCGGCCGTTCTGTCGATCCTCATCGTGGTGGCGGGCCTGATCGGCATGCGCTCGCTGCCGATTTCCGAATATCCCGAAGTGGTACCGCCGTCAGTCGTCGTGCGCGCCAGCTATCCGGGTGCAAACCCGACCGTTATCGCCGAGACGGTGGCGACACCGCTCGAAGAACAGATCAACGGCGTCGAGGACATGCTCTACATGTCCAGCCAGGCAACGTCCGACGGCGTCCTGACCCTGACCGTGACCTTCAAGCTCGGCACGGATCCCGACAAGGCGCAGCAGCTCGTGCAGAACCGCGTTTCCCAGGCCGAGCCCCGGCTTCCGTCCGAAGTGCGCGCGCTCGGCATCACCACGGTCAAGAGCTCCCCGGACTTCATCATGGTGGTGAATCTGGTTTCGACCGTCGATGACTACGACATCACCTATCTGCGCAACTATGCGACCCTCAACATCAAGGATCGCCTTGCCCGTATCGAGGGCGTCGGACAGGTTCAGGTCTTCGGCGCCGGCGACTATTCCATGCGCATCTGGATCGACCCGCAGAAGGCCGCCGAGCATTCGCTGGCGGCAAGCGATGTCACCAATGCCATCCGCTCGCAGAACGTTCAGGCCGCGGCCGGTATCATCGGCGCATCGCCCAGCCTGCCGGGCGTCAACCTGCAGCTCAACGTCAACGCCCAGGGCCGTCTCCAGACCCCGGAAGAATTCGGCAACATCATCGTCAAGACTGGCGAAGATGGCGCGATCACGCGCCTGCGCGATGTCGCCCGCATCGAACTCGGCGCGTCCGATTATACGCTTCGGTCGCTGCTTGACGGCAAGCCGGCCGTCGCCGTTGCCGTCCTTCAGGCTCCGGGTTCGAACGCCATCGAGATTTCCGACAATGTCCGCTCTACCATGGACGAGCTACAGCTCGCCATGCCGACCGGCGTGAAGTTCGAAATCGCTTACGACACCACCAAGTTCGTGCGTTCGTCGATCGAGAAGGTCGTCGATACCCTGCTCGAAGCCATCGCGCTCGTCGTGCTCGTGGTCATCCTGTTCCTGCAGACATGGCGCGCCTCGATCATCCCCCTGATCGCGGTTCCCGTATCGATCATCGGCACGTTTGCGGTGATGTATGCGTTCGGCTTCTCCATCAACGCGCTGACGCTGTTCGGGCTCGTGCTCGCCATCGGCATCGTAGTCGACGACGCGATCGTCGTGGTGGAAAACGTCGAGCGCAATATCGAGAACGGCTTAAGTCCCCGCGACGCGACCTATCGCGCCATGCGGGAAGTGTCTGGCCCGATCATCGCCATCGCTCTCGTTCTGGTCGCGGTTTTCGTGCCGCTTGCCTTCATCACCGGCCTTTCCGGCCAGTTCTATCGTCAGTTCGCGCTGACGATTGCTATCTCGACCGTCATTTCGGCGATCAATTCGCTGACGCTTTCACCAGCACTTGCAGCACTCCTGCTAAAGGATCACCATGCGCCGAAGGACTGGCTGACGCGCTTCATGGATGCCATCTTCGGCTGGTTCTTCCGCGGCTTCAACCGTATCTTCGGGGCTGCCTCGAATGGCTATGGCCGCACGGTCGGCGGTCTCCTGTCGCGCAAGAGCCTCGTAATGGTGATCTACCTCACGCTGGTCGGGGCCACCTACAGCATGTTCAGCACCGTGCCGGGCGGCTTCGTGCCGGCGCAGGACAAGCAATACCTGATCGGCTTTGCCCAGCTTCCTGACGGCGCGACCCTCGACCGCACGGAAAGCGTCATCAAGCAGATGAGCGACATCGCCATGGCGCAGCCGGGCGTCAGCCATGCCATCGCCTTCCCGGGCCTGTCGATCAACGGCTTTACCATCGGCTCCAACGCCGGCATCGTCTTCGCCGTGCTCGACGACTTCGAGAACCGCAAGTCGCCCGAGCTTTCCGGCGGGGCCATCGCCATGGCGCTGAACCAGAAATATGCCGGCATTCAGGATGCCTTCATCGCCATGTTCCCGCCGCCGCCGGTCAACGGTCTCGGCTCGACCGGCGGCTTCAAGCTGCAGATCGAGGATCGTGCCGGCCTTGGCAATCAGGCCCTTGACGAAGCCACCAAGGCGGTGATCGCCAAGGCCTACCAGACACCGGAACTTGCCGGCATCTTCTCAAGCTTCCAGATCAACGTGCCGCAGCTTTATGCGGATCTCGACCGCGCCAAGGCAGAACAGCTCGGCGTATCGGTAACGGACGTGTTCGAAACGCTGCAGATCTATCTCGGCTCGCTCTATGTGAACGACTTCAACGCCTTCGGCCGCACCTACAGCGTCCGGGTTCAGGCCGACGCGCAGTTCCGCGCCAAGTCGGAGGATATCGGCCAACTGAAGGTTCGCTCGCAATCCGGCCAGATGATCCCGCTCTCGGCTCTGCTGAAGGTGGACGGAACGACGGGACCGGAACGCACCACGCGTTACAATGGCTTCCTTGCGGCGGACATCAACGGCGGACCGGCCCCGGGCTTCTCCTCCGGTCAGGCACAGGCGGCAATCGAGAAGATCCTGAACGAGACACTGCCGGCCGGCATCGACTTCGAGTGGACGGACCTGACCTACCAGCAGATCCTCGCCGGCAATTCCAGCATCGTCGTCTTCCCGCTGGCCCTGCTGCTCGTCTATCTCGTGCTCGCCGCGCAGTATGAAAGCCTTACCCTGCCGATCGCGATCATCATGATCGTGCCGATGGGCGTGCTGGCCGCCTTGACCGGGGTTTGGCTCACCGGTGGAGACAACAACATCTTCACCCAGATCGGCTTGGTGGTGCTGGTGGGACTATCGGCGAAGAACGCGATCCTGATCGTCGAATTCGCGCGGGAGCTGGAATTCGAAGGACGAACGCCGGTACAGGCCGCAATCGAGGCAAGCCGCCTTCGCCTGCGCCCGATCCTGATGACCTCCATGGCCTTCATCATGGGTGTCGTGCCGCTGGTCGTCTCCACCGGCGCCGGTGCGGAAATGCGCGCCGCCATGGGTGTCGCGGTGTTCTCCGGCATGATCGGGGTGACGTTCTTCGGCATCTTCATGACACCCGTCTTCTACGTGCTGGTGCGCCTGCTGACGGGCAACAGGCCGCTCATTCATCACGAACGGCAGGAGGCCGCGAACAGCCAGGCCGCCGGTGGCGATACCCACCAGATCGCAGCCGAATAA
- a CDS encoding sugar ABC transporter ATP-binding protein gives MSFLKISHLRKSYGALEILKDINIEIEEGGFLVLVGPSGCGKSTLLNTIAGLEPITSGDIEINGRSVSGLHPSKRDIAMVFQSYALYPNMTVAGNIAFGMEIRGVPKEEREKAIHQVADMLQIGHLLDRKPSQLSGGQRQRVAMGRALVRNPQVFLFDEPLSNLDAKLRVDMRTEIKRLHHRMKTTIVYVTHDQIEAMTLATKIAVLKDGVLQQFGSPAEIYNNPANMFVADFMGSPAMNLLEATVEKNDAGLSVLLSRGGGEPLRLPVSADKQALAAHAGRQVMFGIRPEALTDPDGADRNARLLAEGDCLIEVVEPAGADTFAVTHLGGKEIVARLRADAHIHAGQTARLAFNLDKAVYFDPQTQGRIA, from the coding sequence ATGTCGTTTCTCAAGATCAGCCATCTGCGCAAGTCCTATGGCGCGCTGGAAATCCTGAAGGACATCAATATCGAGATCGAGGAAGGCGGCTTCCTCGTGCTCGTCGGCCCCTCGGGCTGCGGCAAGTCCACGCTGCTCAACACCATTGCCGGGTTGGAGCCGATCACATCGGGTGACATCGAGATCAACGGACGCTCGGTGTCAGGCCTTCACCCTTCCAAGCGCGATATCGCCATGGTGTTCCAGTCCTATGCGCTCTATCCGAACATGACGGTTGCGGGGAACATCGCCTTCGGCATGGAAATCCGTGGCGTGCCGAAGGAAGAGCGTGAAAAGGCCATCCATCAGGTCGCCGACATGCTTCAGATCGGCCATCTGCTCGATCGCAAGCCGAGCCAGCTTTCCGGCGGACAGCGCCAGCGCGTCGCGATGGGCCGCGCGCTGGTGCGCAATCCGCAGGTCTTCCTGTTCGATGAGCCGCTGTCGAACCTCGATGCCAAGCTGCGCGTCGACATGCGCACGGAAATCAAGCGCCTGCACCACCGGATGAAGACCACGATTGTCTACGTCACCCATGACCAGATCGAGGCGATGACGCTTGCCACCAAGATCGCGGTGCTGAAGGACGGTGTTTTGCAGCAGTTCGGCTCCCCGGCCGAGATTTACAACAATCCGGCCAACATGTTCGTGGCGGATTTCATGGGCTCTCCGGCAATGAACCTGCTGGAGGCGACTGTCGAGAAGAACGACGCCGGGCTGTCGGTTCTTCTCTCGCGAGGCGGCGGGGAGCCGCTCCGGCTTCCCGTCTCTGCCGACAAACAGGCGCTGGCCGCCCATGCCGGGCGGCAGGTGATGTTCGGCATCCGGCCGGAGGCGCTGACCGATCCGGACGGGGCCGACCGCAACGCCAGGCTGCTCGCCGAGGGCGATTGCCTGATCGAGGTGGTGGAACCCGCCGGCGCCGACACCTTCGCGGTCACCCATCTCGGCGGCAAGGAGATCGTCGCACGCCTCAGGGCGGACGCTCACATCCATGCCGGCCAGACGGCTCGCCTCGCCTTCAATCTCGACAAGGCCGTCTACTTCGACCCGCAGACGCAGGGGCGGATTGCCTGA